GCTCGGCTAGGCGTTCGAGGTGGTGTCTGGCTGTGCTAGGGCTCTTGAAGCCTAGGGCTCTCTGGAGGTCGCGCACGCCTACGAAGTCGTCACGCGATAGTAGATACATGTACACTCGTAGGGCAGTACCGCCTAGTACTGCGACGGGGTCCCTCTCCTCGTCCAAACGGGTTGTCCCTCTAGAGCCTGCCTATCCTGGCGAAGAATAGTCCGCCTAGGAGCCCCGTTATCATCGCGATTAAGGCGCGCATTACTGCGTCTTCACCCGCTTTTTCTCCCCGGCTCTGTTGTTCTCTACTGGGGGCTTTAGGGGTTTCCTGGTTCTCCAAGCTATACGGCGTCAGGGCGGTTGCCGTCTTTATACCGGCAGTCCCTGTATTCATGGCTTTAGCCGGCGTCTCGGCTCCCAGGGTCTGTAGGGCTTGGCTTTGGAGTATCTCGGTTATGCAGGCCAGCACCTTTATCCTATCCCCGCTGGCCAGGCCTTTGCCTAGTATTGTAATCCTTGTTGTGTCGTTGCGGGTGTTGGCTCTGATATGCACTAGTAGTTCTAGCCCCTCACAGTTAACTGTTATCGTCTTGTTTTCGCTGGCATCGGGGGTTTCGACTGTGACCTCTGTCGTGGAGACGCCCATTGATATCGGCGCGAGTATGATTAACGCCAGAAACGTTAGTGCCGCTGTTATTGCATGCCTCATCGCGTTCAACCCAGTCGACACTGTCCTTGTCGAGGACGGGCCGTATAAGACTAACTGTTCGAACAGCGGCGTACGATCGCCTAGCTCTATTATCATAAATTAATCGGGTATAATGGCGGTGGTTGCAGTGGATAGCGGTGCCCGATATTACTCCATAATTATCATAATTATTATAATCTTATCTGCTTTCGTGGCATGGCACAGGGGCGGGGAGGATGGAACCGCCATTAGAACCTCCAGCGTTACAAGCCGTGTGGACACGGTGGCTGGTGCATTAGCGAATGTTAGTGCGATGGGTGAAGTCTACGGGCGGTGGTCTGAACTGGTAGATCTAATCCTTGACTACGCGTCTCACGGACCCCGCCAGGGCGTCATAGGGTACGGGGTCCCGGGCTATGTACCGGAGTACGGCCTCCTCTCGGAGACTCCAGTCAAGGCCGGTTATACAACGGCTGCTACTGCTGGAACCGAGCCAGCAGGACAGATCTACCAGGGCAACTTCCAGGTCCGGGGCGTGCTTGAGGGCGATATAGCCGCCTTCAATGGGACACACTTGCTCGTTGCCCGTGGAGGGTTCCTGCGATTGTATAATGTCTCCGATCCCCGGGCTATTACGCTTGTGAAGTCAATTAGCATAAGAGGCCTAGCCGAGGAGCTTGCCCCGAACGCCACTATCACGTTGATGGTCGATGGTAAGAGTATCATGTACAGGCTACCACTCGACGTACTATCTGTTCGCTTGATGATGACTGACAATAGGATAATAGCAATTATATCGGTCGCATATTCTGGCGTCGACTTCAACTTACTGCATAGTAATGGTACCCTGGAGTTCTACCCGGTGAAGACTATTGTAGCGGTAATGGACGCTGGAATGAATCCCGTAGGCTCAGTCATAGTGGACGGACGCCTCGTAGACACTAGACTTACCGGGGATACTGTATCCCTTGTAGCCAGGGAGGAGGCATATGTCAAGTATAGGACCGGCGTCTACGCCGTGATTCCAACAGTTAATGGCCGCCTCCTGGAGCCCGAAAGGGTGGTGGTCCTTGGGAACAGTACGATGCACTATACATTGGTAGCCGCTATTAACTCGACGGATGCGTCGTACAATGCAATGGCACTCTTAGGTTCCGCCGATAACATTGTAGCGGTCCTGTCCGCCGACTCAACCCTGTACCTGGCGTGTAGCAACCTCATAGTTCCTCGTGGAGAGGCGGGTTCAGGACATAATACTAGGCTTTACGCCTTGAGACTTAGGCCGGATAGGATAGAGTTGACGGGGACCACCACGGTTCCGGGGATCGTTGATAACAGCTGGCAACTCGAACCCTATAGGGGCTACCTCCTTGTCCTAACCGAGCCTTTATGGCTTAGTGGCTCGGTTTCCCTCTATGTGCTCAATGGCACTAGTCTTAGCAATGTATCCTCCCTGAGGGACCTGGCTCTGGATGAGAAGGTCTATGGTGTTAGATTAATCGGAGATACCCTGTATTTCGTCACGTACAGGAGAGTTGACCCGCTTTTCGCCGTAAACCTCAGCAACCCCGCAGAGCCTGTCGTTATAGGGTACTTGAAGGGGCCCGGTTTCGACTCGTACCTCCACCCGGTCGGCGATGATCTCCTGCTGGGTGTAGGGGTTGACGATCGAGGCTTCGTTAGGTTATCGCTCTACAAGGTTGATGGCGGTAGGCTTGTGTTGGTTGACAGGCTTGAGACTAAGTACTGGGATTCCCCTGTACTGCATTCTTGGGAGCAGGGGTATAAGGCTTTCACTTATGTAGACCGGTATGGGATTATCGTGTTTCCCGCGTGGTCTAGAGGCTCTGACGGACACGTGTACTATAAGCCGGTGGTGTTCGCCGTCGAAGACGGCCCCCGCCTGGCGTATCTGGGGGAGTTAAACCATGTAGGCGGTGTTAGGTCATACTATAATGGAGATGTGCTCTACACCGTCTCCCTCGGCGTGACGCCATACTATGTAATGCTAGATACTGGGACCTCCGATAATGCCGGTGAGATTCCAACCGTAGCGTCGTGGAGCCTAGAGACCCTGGATTTGCTCTCTGAGGCCCCGTAGGCTTCTGCACCAACACTCTATTTCTCGCCTAGCAGGACCATTCCTATCCCGGTGAGTGTTACCGCCATCCAGAGGGCTTCTAAGGGCGTGGTCGGCTCGCCTAGTATTATCCATGCTAGTATTGCGGCGCCTACCGGCTCCCCTAACACTGGCACTGTCGCTGCTAGTAGGCTTAGCTTCTCTAGGACGAAGTTGATTATTGTGTGTCCTCCCAGCATTGGTAGGAGGGCTAGCCCTAGGAGATATAGGTATGTTTCTAGCGTGTAGCCTGTAATGTTGTAGCCGGAGAGCTTCGTCAATAATGCGGCTACTAGGGCTGCAATGCTATATACTATGCCTGTATAGGTTAGGGTGCTATACTTAGCCCTCATAGCCTTCCCTATCAGGAAGTATACCGCCACTGCCACCATGCCAGCTAGCGAGAGTATAGAGCCCACTATCGGATCCCCGCCTGGCGGGTGCAGCGCCGAGCGGGTCGAGGACACGGCGAGCCCCGCTACTCCAGCCATGGCTATGAGGGAGCCTGTCAATTGGACCCGGCTATATCGTTCTCCCAGTATGTAGCGGCCTGTTATTGCTAGGAGGGCCGGGTAGCTGTCCACTATAGTGACGCTGGCTGCAACCGTTAGGTGGAAGAGGCTCATCATCCATAGCCCGAAGTGTAGTGCTAGCGCTATTCCGGACGCCGTCATGAGTAGCGCATCGCGTGTACTCAGGGCTTTCAGGCTCTCTCTGCCACTGGATAGGGAGAGTAGTACCAGGGTAATTGCCGATGAGAGTATCAGCCTCCATGTGGCCGCTACTAGCCCGTGGACTCCTGCTAGCCTTACCAGTATCGACGCCGTGGATATGTTCGCGACCGCTACTATGACTAGGGCTATATAGGCCCACTTCGACCTTAACAGCAATACTCCACCGGGAGAGTCTACGCTCCGCGTCTCCAGCTAAAATTTATGGGCTCGGCGTTGCACGGGCTAGGGAGGGCTGTGAGGAGGATAGCGGTCTCCGAGTTGCGATGGGGATGGATTAACCATCTGAGCCCCTAGTGGTGTAGCAGTATCCTCTCGCTGTCAAAGGATCGAGCGGCTAGGTATAGGAATATGAGGAGGAATAGGGCTAGGAGGGCTAGATGCTGTACTGGCCCGTTTGGAGCGCCTATTGCGTAGGTGTGGACTGCTAGGGCTGCGTGGGTGAAGGGTATTAGCTGTAGGGCTAGCGAGACGGTTGAGGGGACCCTGGATAGGTCTACTAGGAGGGCTGCGAAGTAAACCGCCATGGCCGCGGCTAGTATTATGAAGGATGCGTTCTGGGCCGACCTGACAGACTCGCTCCTAGCCGAGACCATGGCGACCATAGAGGAGGTGACTAGGATGACCAGGGCTGCCGAGAGGGACCAGGTCAGTGCTAGTCCTGTTGTTATGGTCACCTCTAGGCCCGATAGCTTGAAGAATACTAGTATTCCTAGAGCGTCTACTAGGGAGGCTATGAAGCCCAATATGAATGACGCTATCATCTTTCCGGCGAGTAGCTCTAGCTTGCCGACTGGTGACAGGAGCAACTTCTCTATGGTTTTCCGCTCCCGCTCGCCCACAACGCTATCCGCCATGTAGACTACAGCGGGGTTTACTACGAAGAGGAAAGCGAATTCGAGTAGTCGTGCGGTGAAGGCTGCTTGGGCCTGTTGCGGGGAGGCGGGGGCTCCTGTCGCCTCGTGGTAGGTCCTTGCTATCTTGATTGGGTCTAGGAGGGAGGCAGGGTCGACGCTTAATCCTGCCTTCTGCGAGAGTAGCTCTATCCTCTCGACTACGATCTGGTGCGAGATCACGGCTACTGCGTTGTTTAGTGCTTGTAGCGCTATGTCTCCCCCTGTGCCTAGTCCCGCGCTGACGATGAGCTTGGCTGTCTTGTCTAGGCTTGTCAGGTTATCTGTGAAGCCTTCTGGGATTGTGACTAGTAGGTCGTAGTACGCTGGCTGGAGTGGCTGGGTTGTGACTGTTATATTCACCCTGTAGCCGGATCCCTTGATGTAGTCCTCTAGCATGTGTGCGAGTTTCCCTGCGAGTCCTACTGCTCTCGCGTCTCTAACCGCTATGTTTATGGTGATTTGTTGGGTTGAGGCTAGGGAGCCCGCTATTAGGGCTAGTCCCGGCAGGCCTAGCAAGGGTAGTATTATCACGGCGGCTAGGGTTTTCCGGTCGCGTGATAGGTCTACGAGCTCCTTCCATAGTATTGTCTTTATCACTCTAGCGGTTCCCTCGTGGCCTATGGCTTGGAGCCTATTTACTGGTTGTTCACGGGTTTTGCCCGGGTTTTTATGTAATTATACAGTGCATATGCCTCGAATACCGTTATCCATGAGATGACCATGTATCTGGCGTCTTTTGTGTAGAGATAGCCTATAGGCGCTAATACTGTCGACAGGCATAGGGCTATGCATAGCTGGCTCTTCGCGGGTGGGTTCTCGGGGTTTATGAAGTTAAAGGTGGCCACCCTGACGAGCTCCAGGATTAGCTGTAGGGTAGCCTTTATCGATCCATGCCTCTTGTAGGTCATATAGATCTTTTTCCAGTCCATCGAGAATATTATCGCGGTTGCTATAATCGATGCGACTACCATGCCTCCCACTAGAAGGCCCAGATTCTCCTGGGCAGATGCTGAGGTTATCGACTCGAAGAGGCTCTTATAGGCCCTGCCTAGGAAGAATACCAGGGCAGTAAGTATTATCTTCCCCAGTATCACAGCTATGGCGAAGCTCGCTGCCCTGAACCCTGTGAGTCCGAGGGGTATGTATAGTATATCATCGGGTAATGGTAACGCTGCGAATAGCAAGACCAGTATAAAGACTCCCTTCTCGGCTTCCTCCCCGAGCCACTCGGTCTTCTCCTTGACGCTTTTCAGCCTCTTAGAGGCTCTTCCGAGGGCTCTCGATGACATAAACACGAATAGCTTCCCTAGGCCGGCTCCTAGTCCGGATACTATGATTGCTAGTGATGCATGGGTCGTGTCGGTAGCCACGAGTGCATAGGTCCCGACGAATGCCAGGTAGATCGCTGGGAACCCGGGTATCGCGTTGCTTATAAAGGAGACTAGGAAGAGTCCTGGCGGCCCGTATTCGTTGAGTTTGTCGAGCAGGTCTACTATGTTCAACCCGTGCTACACCATCTGGGGGTCCCGCTCGCTCCAGACCTTCTCCATCGCCCTTGCTTGAGGGCTCGGAACGTCCCTGCCCCGTCATCCCCCGTTATCTCCTTAGAGTTATTTGAATCAACAGTTTAAACCCGTAGCTGTCCACCCGCTACCCCCCGGGTCCGTGGTGGCGGTGGGTAGTGTCGACCGCCTCCGTCTTCGATAGGCTTTACGAACGCTATGACCAATGGTATCTAAGGCATCAGAGCCTAGCGTACAGCGAGCTTCTAACCGTTTCCAAGGCTTTAGAGGGTCTAAGCGGGCCCTGTGTCGAGATAGGCGTTGGCACCGGCTGGTTCGCGTCCAGGCTAGGCTGTGATCTGGGCGTTGACCCGAGTTTCAATATGCTTCGGGTTGCTAGGAGTAGAGGCTTAGAGGTGGTTGTTGGGGTTGGGGAGAGCCTGCCGCTGGGGACCGGTCGTTTCTCTACGGTCTTGATGGTCGTCACTCTCTGTTTCGTCGATGACCCCGTCAGCGTCTTCCGCGAATCGTCGAGGATCCTGGCCGATGGAGGGTCCCTTGTAGCGTGCATCGTCCCCCGGGACTCTCCATGGGGCGAGTATTACCTGCAGTTGTCCTCTATGAATCACCCCTTCTATCGCATCGCTAGATTCTACACGGTCGAAGAGGTAGACGAGCTGGCGGCGGGCCTGGGTCTAAGGAGGACTCATGCCTACGCGACTCTAACATACCCTCCCGGGGTTGAACGCGTAGAAGAGCCGAGAGCCTACCAGGGTGGAGAAGGCTTCGTCTGCCTAAGGTATAGTAGAAAGTAATATGCCGCTGCACGACTGCTAGTAGAACTAGCGGCTATGAACGGGCTCGAAAGGGCCTAGGCTCTCGCTGATGACGAGCCCGCGCAGGGTCGAGCCGCTCCCCCCACCCTAATAATAAAACTGAGGCAACGAACACCCGGGCGCTAACGGTTATACACTCCAGCCCCCAATAGTATACATGCCCGCGGCTTCCCGGCGGCGGCGCGGGGGCGACTAGGGGCAGAGCCCCCAGGAGACATGAACCGGGTGGATGAGCCTCCAGCCTCCAGCCGCGGGCACACCCCCAAGCCAGTTATAATACATGACCCCATCCATACCAGACCATAAGGGTTAAAACCCCAGACTGGGAATCAGTAGAAGCTTGGCCG
Above is a window of Candidatus Thermodiscus eudorianus DNA encoding:
- a CDS encoding class I SAM-dependent methyltransferase; its protein translation is MSTASVFDRLYERYDQWYLRHQSLAYSELLTVSKALEGLSGPCVEIGVGTGWFASRLGCDLGVDPSFNMLRVARSRGLEVVVGVGESLPLGTGRFSTVLMVVTLCFVDDPVSVFRESSRILADGGSLVACIVPRDSPWGEYYLQLSSMNHPFYRIARFYTVEEVDELAAGLGLRRTHAYATLTYPPGVERVEEPRAYQGGEGFVCLRYSRK
- a CDS encoding DMT family transporter — encoded protein: MLLRSKWAYIALVIVAVANISTASILVRLAGVHGLVAATWRLILSSAITLVLLSLSSGRESLKALSTRDALLMTASGIALALHFGLWMMSLFHLTVAASVTIVDSYPALLAITGRYILGERYSRVQLTGSLIAMAGVAGLAVSSTRSALHPPGGDPIVGSILSLAGMVAVAVYFLIGKAMRAKYSTLTYTGIVYSIAALVAALLTKLSGYNITGYTLETYLYLLGLALLPMLGGHTIINFVLEKLSLLAATVPVLGEPVGAAILAWIILGEPTTPLEALWMAVTLTGIGMVLLGEK
- a CDS encoding beta-propeller domain-containing protein yields the protein MVAVDSGARYYSIIIIIIIILSAFVAWHRGGEDGTAIRTSSVTSRVDTVAGALANVSAMGEVYGRWSELVDLILDYASHGPRQGVIGYGVPGYVPEYGLLSETPVKAGYTTAATAGTEPAGQIYQGNFQVRGVLEGDIAAFNGTHLLVARGGFLRLYNVSDPRAITLVKSISIRGLAEELAPNATITLMVDGKSIMYRLPLDVLSVRLMMTDNRIIAIISVAYSGVDFNLLHSNGTLEFYPVKTIVAVMDAGMNPVGSVIVDGRLVDTRLTGDTVSLVAREEAYVKYRTGVYAVIPTVNGRLLEPERVVVLGNSTMHYTLVAAINSTDASYNAMALLGSADNIVAVLSADSTLYLACSNLIVPRGEAGSGHNTRLYALRLRPDRIELTGTTTVPGIVDNSWQLEPYRGYLLVLTEPLWLSGSVSLYVLNGTSLSNVSSLRDLALDEKVYGVRLIGDTLYFVTYRRVDPLFAVNLSNPAEPVVIGYLKGPGFDSYLHPVGDDLLLGVGVDDRGFVRLSLYKVDGGRLVLVDRLETKYWDSPVLHSWEQGYKAFTYVDRYGIIVFPAWSRGSDGHVYYKPVVFAVEDGPRLAYLGELNHVGGVRSYYNGDVLYTVSLGVTPYYVMLDTGTSDNAGEIPTVASWSLETLDLLSEAP
- a CDS encoding VTT domain-containing protein; amino-acid sequence: MNIVDLLDKLNEYGPPGLFLVSFISNAIPGFPAIYLAFVGTYALVATDTTHASLAIIVSGLGAGLGKLFVFMSSRALGRASKRLKSVKEKTEWLGEEAEKGVFILVLLFAALPLPDDILYIPLGLTGFRAASFAIAVILGKIILTALVFFLGRAYKSLFESITSASAQENLGLLVGGMVVASIIATAIIFSMDWKKIYMTYKRHGSIKATLQLILELVRVATFNFINPENPPAKSQLCIALCLSTVLAPIGYLYTKDARYMVISWITVFEAYALYNYIKTRAKPVNNQ
- a CDS encoding ABC transporter permease is translated as MIKTILWKELVDLSRDRKTLAAVIILPLLGLPGLALIAGSLASTQQITINIAVRDARAVGLAGKLAHMLEDYIKGSGYRVNITVTTQPLQPAYYDLLVTIPEGFTDNLTSLDKTAKLIVSAGLGTGGDIALQALNNAVAVISHQIVVERIELLSQKAGLSVDPASLLDPIKIARTYHEATGAPASPQQAQAAFTARLLEFAFLFVVNPAVVYMADSVVGERERKTIEKLLLSPVGKLELLAGKMIASFILGFIASLVDALGILVFFKLSGLEVTITTGLALTWSLSAALVILVTSSMVAMVSARSESVRSAQNASFIILAAAMAVYFAALLVDLSRVPSTVSLALQLIPFTHAALAVHTYAIGAPNGPVQHLALLALFLLIFLYLAARSFDSERILLHH